CCTAACCGCAAGCCCAAGCCTTTCCAGAAATCATAATCGGGACGGCGCTCGTAATAAGGCGCCACAGCCCCGTCCCCGCCGTAGCCGATGTTGGCTACCCCGGCATTGGTTTCCAGTAAAGGCCGCTCCAGCACTCCCGCACTGGGCAAGACATAATCCGCCAGCATCGCCGTGGGGGTCTGGAACAATTCCAGCACCACCAGCAGGTCCAAGCTCTTTAAAGCCCGGTACACCAGCTTAGTATCCGCTTGGGTCAACAGGGGATTGGAAGCCATCACGATCATGGCCCGCACCGGGTAAGGCCGGCCGGTCAACATGGCCTGCCAGATGCGGTGCGGGTGAGCCGAGATCAAATAACGCATGGGCAGCCGCTTGTGGTGCTTCATGGTTTGCTCCCGCACTTTGGCATAACCCCGGTATGACTGCAGGACCAATTCTCCGGACACGGACCGGGGATGGGTAGCCGCAAACATCTCGCCGAGCTCGTAATCTACCTCCGGGGTGATATCCGGCATGACGTGCAGGTGGGAGGCCCCCGGCACATCCAGGTTCCCGGTGACGGCCCTTAAGATGGCCAGGGCCCGGTGGGCCGGAAAACTGTTGGGCCCCAGCTGGTCAATCCCCCGACCGGTATACAGGCAGGCGGGCCTGTTTGCCGCAAATAACCGGGCCGCTTTGCATATATCTTCCGCCGGAACCCCGGTTACTTGTGCCACGTAAGACGGCGAATAGGGTGTCAGGTGTTCTGCCAATTGGTCAAAACCCCGGCACCAGTGTTCAACAAAATCCCGGTCATAAAGCTTTTCCGCTGCGATCACCTGCAGCAGCCCCAGCGCCAAAACCGCATCAGTACCCGGCCGGACGGGCAGCCAAAGGCTCCCTTGGGCCGCCGTCTCCGTGTACCTGGGATCCACCACAATTAACGGCTTACCCCGCCGGGCGAATTCCTGCACCGTGTGCCAGAACAGGGAATTATCCGATGCCGCCGGGTTAACTCCCCAGAGCAGGGCACACTCTGTGTAGTCGGGATCCAGTTCCATGCCAATGGGCCAGCCATAGGTGATGCTGCTGGCCCATATCCCCGGGTTCCAGCAGATTTGGCCGATCCCCATGTTGTTGGGGCTGCCGAAAAGGGCCATGAAGCGGTGCAATGGCCAGTAAGTGGTATGAGGTCCCCCAATGCTGGTGGCCAGGGTCTCCGGACCGTATTGCTCTTTCAGCTTTTGCAGTTTAGCGGCAATCTCATCCAGAGCCTGATCCCAGGTAATGCGCTGCCACTGCCCGCTGCCCCGCTCCCCTACCCTTTTTAACGGGTAGTTGATGCGCTGGGGATGATCCATCACTTCCGGGATCAAAGGCCACCGTTTACAAGCCTGTTGGATTTCCTTGCTGTAGGGAAAACGGGTGGCATCGGGCTCCACTTTCACCACCCGTCCCTTTTCCACAGTGGCTAGGATGCCACATTGATAGCCGCAAAAGCGGCAGTTGGACCGAACTTTCATCTTTTTTCCATCCATCGCTGTCTACCTGCCAGTGCTTTATTTAACAAACCTAAGAACAGCTTTCTTGCTTCCGCTTATTGACAAACTGCTTCGTTGGCCATCGGTGTTCATCGCCGGCTGCATGGAGCCCTATTTTTAATCCCATGCAGCCCTGCGATTAACGCCGGATACCTTTTTGTCATAATCTGAAGCAGCTTCTTTGCTGAATCTCCCCAGGTTTTTCCCCGTAAATATTGGTCAATTGATAGCCGCAGAAAGGTACCAAGCCGCCGTTTTTCCCGGCCACGATCATGCTGCATTCCCGCAGTTTCTTAAGATCCATCGTCATGGCATCGATGTAATTCTCAATCAAAATCGACAGCCCCGGCTCCAGCTCCGGGTGTTTGTCCGCGGCAATGTCGGCAAACACGGACCCCTGGGGACTGTCGGGCCGGAAAGCCTGCCTGTATTCCTCCGGGGTCAGGAGGCGCGTAAAGGGTTTGAAAGCCCCTCCCTCCTGGATCAGGTAAGTGGAGCTGGAGCACAGGGGATGGGAACAGCCCAGGGGCCAGAAATCATAGATGCCCAGCAAACCCCGGCTTTGTTCTGCCAGCATGAAAATGACATCCCCCATGGTGATCCGTTTCTCCATGGACACGTCAAAACGCCCGGAACCGAAGGCCGGCTGGTAAGCAATACCGGCCACCACATCCCGGTTATCCAGGGCAAAATGCAGGACCCGGCCTAATTGGTCCTCGTTTATGCCCTGAATCACCGTCATGGCCAGCACCACCTGCACCCCGGCCCGGCGGCAGTTTTCAATGGCTTTGAGCTTAGTGTCCAGGAGATCCTGACCCCGGATCCGTTCGTAAACCTCTCCCGTCAAACCGTCAAATTGTAAATAGATGCCGCTGATGCCGGCCTCGGCCAGTCTATGGATGAAATCCGGGCTGCGGCCGATCACCACGCCGTTGGTGTTGACCTCAATGTATTGAAAGCCGGCTTCCCGGCCGGTGCGCACAATCTCCGGCAGGTCGGCCCGGACCGTCGGCTCTCCCCCGGTCAATTGAATGCCGGTTTCCGGGCCGGTATTGGCTAGAATATACCGGTACTTGGCAGCGATTTGCTCCAAATCCGGATCAGGCGCCGGGGCCGCCCGGGGTTCCCCCGCCGCCATGAAGCACACGGGACAACGTAGATTGCACCGGTCCGTCACCTCAATTTCCACCAGGGTGGGATGACGGCGATGGGCCCGGCATAGCCCGCAATCCTCCGGGCACCCCTTGACCACCGGGACCGTGGTATGGGGACGAACCGTAGGTATTTGAAAACTCTGCATCCACCGGTAATGTTCCGCATCGGGCCACAGATAAACGGTAAAACTACCGTGTTCCGGGCAGCTTTTTTCCATATAGACCTGTCGGTCCCGGACCACTATCCCGGCGTCCACCCTTCTTAAACAAATAGGGCATACACTTTGAGTAGCATCGATAACCGCCCCTGGCTGAATTGGCTCCATCCCTGTTCCTCCTGACCGCCTGCCCCGCCGCGGCAAGTCCTGTCCTGCCTATCGGGGAAGGCAAACATCCGATCAATCTTGCCACCTGCCGGCCCAGAAGGTTCGTGCACGAAACCGGTACTGCGCCGTACACACCCCTTGGCCGGGAAATACTCTCTAACTTTCAATCCACTGTCTTCTTAACCACCGGGCGCTAACGCAAGCGAAGCATCCCCGCGGCTGTTATATTTGGACCCCCTGCTCCTCTGTCAACCGGATAACGCAAACACCATGCCGTCATGAGCTAAAGCCACCGCCGGGTGATCCTTGAGCATTTCCTCCACTTGGGCTGCGGTCACCGGCACACTGTAATGCAGGGCTAGATGCGTCAGCACGGTCTTTTTCGCCTTCACCTGCTGCCCCAGCGAGATAGCCTGCTCAAAGTTCATATGGGCGTCCGGGAACCAGTTTTCCCCGTGAAAAGTGGCATCACAGATGAGAAAGTCCACTCCCTCAATTTCCTGCACCGTGCTTTCCGGCAGCCCGGCGGTATCGGTAAAATAGGCCAGCCTTCTCTCTCCTTCCACCAGCACCCCGCCGGTTTCAATGTTGTGATTGGCCGGCAGAACCGTCAATTTCGCCCCTTGAAACACCAAGCTGCGCCCAAAGGCCCAGGTTTCCACCTGGAACACATCCACCAGGAAGGGAAAAGCACTATGAAATGCATGAACAGCGCTGGGAGGCAAGTAAAGTTTCACAGGCCGCCGGCGAGCCAAGCGCACATAGTACTCCAGGTCGCCGATGCCGCCGAAATGATCATAATGCCAGTGGGTAATCAACAGGTGATCGATCGAAGGAATCTTCTCCCGGGTTAACTGCGTACGCAAATCAGGGGAAGCATCGATTAACACCCTCTCGACACCCGTATCCAGCACCGCGCCGCTGCGGGTCCTGGCGCGATGCGGGTCAGCATAAGCTTCCCGGCAGGCGACACAATCACAGTAGAAGGACGGGATGCCCAGCCCGGCACCGGTGCCCAGCAGTTTAAATTCCACCCCCATCTTTCCTCCCCCTCCGCGGCGCGGTCATCACCGGTAAGAAAGCTGGATGGCCCGTTCCGGGCATTGACCGGCACAGGTATAACAAGCGCTGCATTTTTCCGGGTAAAGGGCTTGGACCCGTTTGCCCCCCTCGCCCTCCACCAATGCCAGCACTCCCGCCGGGCAAAAGGCTACACATAGCCCATCGCCCAAGCAGCGTTCGGTATCGATAAAGATTTCCACCCTGCTTCCCGCCGTTTCTTTAACCTCCGGCCGGCGGGGACCGACTTTATCCAGCACCGGGTGGAGGTAGATTTTCTGCCGTTCTTCCGGGATGCTTTTCTGGGAGAGCTTGAGGAGGGAGCGGGCAATGGGCTCCAATAAGGGCACCGGCACCGACAAGTACAGTTCAAAATCGTTGATCTCGCTGGCGGCCCGGGCGCCGTAACAGCCGAAGGAAATATTCATGGCGCCGGATTGCATGGGCTGGACCACTAGGTCAGCGCAGGTGGAATTGAATCCTGAAGTTTTGAAATACTGCCGCTCCCCGGTGGCATAAGTCAGAGCACAGCACATCCACATGGCTTGTTCCGGCCACAAGGTGAAAATCACCACGTCCGGCGCAAAGGCAGCAGCCCCCAACGGCGCCAGCAAGGTGGCCTCATATTCCCCCGCCGGGAATTCGGGCCGGGTAGCAATCATCTTACGGGCCGTTTCCAAGTCGGGCATTTTTTTAAAGAGCAGGTATAACTCCCCGGACCGCAATTTCGGGGACATCTCCACTAACCCTAAGATGCCCGCGCCGTCAGGGCAGGCATGGCTGCGGGGCGGCATGTAAAGGCAGTTACCTCTTCTGGCAGCAATGATGGATTGACAGTGCCGCAAGGGCACCGGCGGCTCCACCGCTTCCGGGGGTCTTTCCTCCCCCATCCTCACCAGCCGCACCGCCACGGGATCCCAGCGCAATGATAATGTCTCCTTGAAAATCCTGCTCAGTTCTTGATAATCCATAGCTTCACTCCTTAATGCCGGCAAACCGGCTCCGGCGTTATCAATGAGTACTTACCCATGGTTGATGCAAGACTTATGCCAGTACTTACAAGCCCTTCAATGGGCGGCTGGACCTCCGGAAACATGTCATCCCAATGGTTTGCCGGTTATTACCCGGGCTGCAAATCCATGAAAGGAGTCTCATTCTGAGACAAACCCGGGCAGCTCCAGTGAGCATGGAGCCGCCAAGACAGCTCTTCTCCTGGCTCCCCTGCAAGCATGGCCGCTTCTTTTTACGTCTTCGTAGTTTTCATAAAACCCAGCAAGACATTTAATACGTACTGTGCCCGGGTGCTCCCGGCGCCCCGGCCGACAGGGTTCCGCACTCAAACATGACATCCGGCCGTAAAAAACAAAAAGCATGGCTTATGGAAAAGCCATGACAGGCTGCCGCCAGAAGCATGTTCCTGATAATCGCAGGGCTCCTGGCAGCCGGGGATTAATACCAAGCGCCAGAGGAGCCCTTTGACAACGAGTTGAAACAAGGCCGGGCATGGTCGGCCCGGCCTTGTTAATCTCCTTCCTACCTTGGCATATTGAGGTCAGTAGGCATTAGGGATTGGCAGCGGAGCCCTCTTTGGCATTCTTGCCGATGCCCCAAATCAAGGCCACCACGCCCATCACGGCGAACCAGATGGCTCCCACGATGAAAGCGTTCTTATTCACACTGGCACTCATGGCAGTCGCCAGAGGTGTAATCACATAGGGGCACAGGAAGGAACCCAGGTTTTGTCCCATGACCACGATGGCCATGGCCAGGGGTACCGCGTTAGGCTTAACGGACATGGAGGTGCCCACCATGATCGCGGCAAAAACGGTGCTGACGCAGAAACCGTAAATCAAGCTGCCCAGGTAGACAAAGAAAATATTCGGAGCATAGGCAATAAGCAGGTAGGCAACGACACCCATGAACAGGCCGATGGCCAGGGAGTTGTTCCGGGCCACCTGCGCCAGTTTCCCGAACACCAGCCCCATCAGGAAGCCGCCAATAGCGAAAATCATGGTAGCTTGTCCTGCGTGAGCAGCGGTTCCAAGGTTTTGCTCAGCTACGAAGAAGGCCATGTAGGTGGCCAGGATTAACCCGCTGATGAAATAGAGGAGCATGGTAATCGCCCAGCCAAAAGCAGCTCCGGTTAATTGGGGCTTTTCGAAGGACCCGCCGCCTTCAGCGGCCGCAGACTTGGCCGGCTTGGGTTTCGGCAGGAAAGCGGCCACACAGATTAGGGAAATGAGAGCGATCCAGTGGACATGGAAGGTGATATTCCAGCCCATTAAGGCTAAGTAACCGCTGACAAAGACCATGACGGCGCATCCAAGCATCTGGGCGGAAGTCATGTGACCCATCACCTGGGACCGCTCGTCACCGTCAAAATATGCTGCCACCAGGGAGGCAGAAAGCACTTGGACCGTTCCGACACCGACACCCAACAGTCCCCGGAAGAACAGGATCGCACCAAAAGACTCGATGAAAGCCGGGACAACGCCGCCAATCAG
This Clostridia bacterium DNA region includes the following protein-coding sequences:
- a CDS encoding molybdopterin-dependent oxidoreductase — protein: MDGKKMKVRSNCRFCGYQCGILATVEKGRVVKVEPDATRFPYSKEIQQACKRWPLIPEVMDHPQRINYPLKRVGERGSGQWQRITWDQALDEIAAKLQKLKEQYGPETLATSIGGPHTTYWPLHRFMALFGSPNNMGIGQICWNPGIWASSITYGWPIGMELDPDYTECALLWGVNPAASDNSLFWHTVQEFARRGKPLIVVDPRYTETAAQGSLWLPVRPGTDAVLALGLLQVIAAEKLYDRDFVEHWCRGFDQLAEHLTPYSPSYVAQVTGVPAEDICKAARLFAANRPACLYTGRGIDQLGPNSFPAHRALAILRAVTGNLDVPGASHLHVMPDITPEVDYELGEMFAATHPRSVSGELVLQSYRGYAKVREQTMKHHKRLPMRYLISAHPHRIWQAMLTGRPYPVRAMIVMASNPLLTQADTKLVYRALKSLDLLVVLELFQTPTAMLADYVLPSAGVLERPLLETNAGVANIGYGGDGAVAPYYERRPDYDFWKGLGLRLGQEEYWPWPTYRDALASGFAGTGVTWEEFCTTGIYGPENRYWKYLEADAAGRPMGFATPSGKVEIYSELLQELGADPLPLPKELPQTTEDYPLLLLTGARMQPYYASSYHQLERFRRVHPEPVAEMSPGTAASWGLQEGDPVVVETARGRARFVTRILPMCDGVVSVEYGWWCPEEDLRDPELGGIWRSNANLLTGGDYETSDPLIGTWTYNGIPCRVWKG
- a CDS encoding radical SAM protein, which produces MEPIQPGAVIDATQSVCPICLRRVDAGIVVRDRQVYMEKSCPEHGSFTVYLWPDAEHYRWMQSFQIPTVRPHTTVPVVKGCPEDCGLCRAHRRHPTLVEIEVTDRCNLRCPVCFMAAGEPRAAPAPDPDLEQIAAKYRYILANTGPETGIQLTGGEPTVRADLPEIVRTGREAGFQYIEVNTNGVVIGRSPDFIHRLAEAGISGIYLQFDGLTGEVYERIRGQDLLDTKLKAIENCRRAGVQVVLAMTVIQGINEDQLGRVLHFALDNRDVVAGIAYQPAFGSGRFDVSMEKRITMGDVIFMLAEQSRGLLGIYDFWPLGCSHPLCSSSTYLIQEGGAFKPFTRLLTPEEYRQAFRPDSPQGSVFADIAADKHPELEPGLSILIENYIDAMTMDLKKLRECSMIVAGKNGGLVPFCGYQLTNIYGEKPGEIQQRSCFRL
- a CDS encoding MBL fold metallo-hydrolase translates to MGVEFKLLGTGAGLGIPSFYCDCVACREAYADPHRARTRSGAVLDTGVERVLIDASPDLRTQLTREKIPSIDHLLITHWHYDHFGGIGDLEYYVRLARRRPVKLYLPPSAVHAFHSAFPFLVDVFQVETWAFGRSLVFQGAKLTVLPANHNIETGGVLVEGERRLAYFTDTAGLPESTVQEIEGVDFLICDATFHGENWFPDAHMNFEQAISLGQQVKAKKTVLTHLALHYSVPVTAAQVEEMLKDHPAVALAHDGMVFALSG
- a CDS encoding 4Fe-4S binding protein — encoded protein: MDYQELSRIFKETLSLRWDPVAVRLVRMGEERPPEAVEPPVPLRHCQSIIAARRGNCLYMPPRSHACPDGAGILGLVEMSPKLRSGELYLLFKKMPDLETARKMIATRPEFPAGEYEATLLAPLGAAAFAPDVVIFTLWPEQAMWMCCALTYATGERQYFKTSGFNSTCADLVVQPMQSGAMNISFGCYGARAASEINDFELYLSVPVPLLEPIARSLLKLSQKSIPEERQKIYLHPVLDKVGPRRPEVKETAGSRVEIFIDTERCLGDGLCVAFCPAGVLALVEGEGGKRVQALYPEKCSACYTCAGQCPERAIQLSYR
- a CDS encoding MFS transporter, with amino-acid sequence MEQSKGMIKLAIYSFAILMMGVMAIASGLHVIGEHFSDVPQTSIQLLITLPCIIIIIVNPIVGKLQETISMKTLVLFGILCFLIGGVVPAFIESFGAILFFRGLLGVGVGTVQVLSASLVAAYFDGDERSQVMGHMTSAQMLGCAVMVFVSGYLALMGWNITFHVHWIALISLICVAAFLPKPKPAKSAAAEGGGSFEKPQLTGAAFGWAITMLLYFISGLILATYMAFFVAEQNLGTAAHAGQATMIFAIGGFLMGLVFGKLAQVARNNSLAIGLFMGVVAYLLIAYAPNIFFVYLGSLIYGFCVSTVFAAIMVGTSMSVKPNAVPLAMAIVVMGQNLGSFLCPYVITPLATAMSASVNKNAFIVGAIWFAVMGVVALIWGIGKNAKEGSAANP